One window of Vitis riparia cultivar Riparia Gloire de Montpellier isolate 1030 chromosome 5, EGFV_Vit.rip_1.0, whole genome shotgun sequence genomic DNA carries:
- the LOC117915186 gene encoding probable pectinesterase 29: MAPHRWHLSALLALFIVSQQAVSINGVAYHTITVDRSGHGNFRTIQSAINSIPSNNNRWICIYVKAGIYREKVVIPMDKPFIFLRGAGRTRTFIVWADHLSISQSPTFSMMADNFVARGISFMNNYNLPVLKNRNPRKPAVAAMIAGDKASFYKCSFYGVQDTLWDVEGRHYFKGCFIEGAVDFIFGAGQSIYEKCKISVVGRALGPGIRGFITAQGRDSPKETNGFVFKECKVTGDGQAYLGRPWRVYSRVLFYKTEMPGIIVPAGWDPWNYSGNEQLLTYAEHDCYGAGADTSKRVSWEKRLSTSTVMGMTSLGYINAEGWLNRQP; the protein is encoded by the exons atggccCCTCATCGATGGCATCTGTCTGCATTGCTTGCTCTCTTCATTGTGTCGCAACAAGCAGTGAGCATCAATGGCGTAGCTTATCATACAATCACAGTGGACCGATCTGGGCATGGCAATTTCAGAACCATTCAGTCGGCTATCAATTCCATTCCATCAAACAATAATCGTTGGATCTGTATCTATGTCAAGGCTGGAATTTATAG GGAGAAGGTGGTAATCCCAATGGACAAGCCATTCATCTTTCTTAGAGGAGCTGGGAGGACAAGAACTTTTATTGTTTGGGCAGATCATCTCTCAATTTCTCAGAGTCCTACCTTCTCTATGATGGCCGATAATTTCGTTGCCAGAGGCATAAGCTTTATG AACAATTACAATCTTCCGGTGTTGAAAAATCGGAATCCAAGGAAGCCAGCGGTGGCTGCTATGATAGCTGGGGACAAGGCCTCCTTTTATAAATGCAGTTTCTATGGTGTTCAAGACACTTTGTGGGATGTTGAAGGTCGACATTACTTTAAGGGATGCTTCATCGAAGGAGCTGTAGACTTCATATTTGGAGCTGGGCAGTCGATTTATGAG AAATGTAAGATATCAGTAGTGGGAAGAGCTCTGGGGCCTGGCATTCGAGGGTTCATAACGGCGCAAGGAAGAGACAGTCCTAAGGAGACAAATGggtttgtttttaaagaatgcAAAGTGACTGGTGATGGTCAGGCTTACTTGGGAAGACCATGGAGGGTGTATTCCAGGGTTCTATTCTACAAGACGGAGATGCCCGGCATTATTGTTCCTGCTGGATGGGATCCTTGGAATTATTCGGGAAATGA GCAGCTTCTAACCTACGCTGAACATGACTGCTATGGTGCGGGAGCGGATACTTCAAAGCGTGTGTCGTGGGAGAAGAGGCTGAGCACATCAACGGTGATGGGTATGACAAGCTTGGGATACATTAATGCCGAGGGTTGGCTTAACAGACAACCTTAA